From the genome of Psychroserpens ponticola, one region includes:
- a CDS encoding NCS1 family nucleobase:cation symporter-1, whose product MNKDIVELQEDVSSSSLYSEDLAPVPSNQRTWTKWHLAAIWVGMAVCIPTYLLASYMIKSGLNWIEALIIIGLANLIITIPMVLNGHAGVKYGVPFPVIGRSSFGIKGIHLPSVIRGLVACGWFGVNTWLGGMALYSIFIAVSGNDPAIGLSIGQFICFGIFWVINMYFIWKGTESIKWLEEYSAPILIVMGLILIGWGYSNAGGFGIVLEQGKQLEIPVAEIYHTETAKNNFIHINPIKNMEGVSKASEYQLILNGNELGWNTLSEKDVSIGSLNENDAYQIQLRNTKSTSSIVDVTARTDKEAFGSKIWKYLIWLTAMLGFWATMSLSIADITRYSSSQKAQVKGQFIGLPGTMMLYSFVGIFVTCAAIINFDDILIANDAPWDPIALLAKFDSVWVVVIAQIFMIIATLSTNIAANVIAPANAFSNLFPKKISFRGGGFITGIIGILIFPWKLLYEIQGLLIDVSAVLGPVLAILVCDYYLIRKKQIQIADLYKENGIYSYGKSGINKAAMISLFIGAFVAIGGKWIPAMSSLYAISWFSGFIVSFVLYYVLMKKK is encoded by the coding sequence ATGAACAAAGATATTGTAGAATTGCAAGAAGATGTGTCTAGTTCTTCACTTTATAGTGAGGATTTAGCGCCTGTGCCTTCAAATCAAAGAACTTGGACGAAATGGCATTTAGCTGCAATTTGGGTTGGAATGGCTGTGTGTATTCCTACTTATCTTTTAGCATCTTATATGATTAAATCGGGTTTAAATTGGATTGAAGCTTTAATCATTATCGGACTTGCAAATTTAATCATTACCATTCCTATGGTGCTCAATGGCCATGCTGGTGTAAAATATGGTGTTCCTTTTCCGGTTATTGGACGATCATCATTTGGCATAAAAGGGATTCATTTGCCTTCGGTTATTAGAGGGTTGGTTGCATGTGGTTGGTTTGGTGTAAATACGTGGTTAGGAGGAATGGCTTTATATTCCATTTTTATTGCTGTTTCAGGTAATGATCCTGCAATTGGACTTTCAATCGGACAATTTATATGCTTCGGAATTTTTTGGGTCATTAACATGTATTTCATCTGGAAAGGCACCGAAAGTATTAAATGGCTTGAAGAATATTCCGCGCCAATACTAATAGTGATGGGCTTGATATTGATTGGATGGGGTTATAGTAATGCTGGAGGTTTCGGGATTGTTTTAGAACAAGGAAAACAGTTGGAAATCCCAGTTGCTGAAATTTATCATACTGAAACTGCCAAAAATAATTTCATTCATATTAATCCTATTAAAAATATGGAAGGTGTTTCAAAAGCTAGTGAGTATCAACTTATTTTAAATGGAAACGAATTAGGATGGAATACATTGTCTGAAAAAGATGTTTCTATAGGAAGTTTAAATGAAAATGACGCGTATCAGATTCAATTAAGAAATACAAAATCAACGTCTTCTATTGTTGATGTAACCGCTAGAACTGATAAAGAAGCTTTCGGAAGTAAAATCTGGAAGTATTTAATATGGCTTACAGCAATGCTTGGCTTTTGGGCAACAATGTCATTGAGTATCGCAGATATTACAAGGTATTCTTCATCTCAAAAAGCACAAGTGAAAGGTCAATTTATCGGATTGCCTGGAACCATGATGTTGTATTCCTTTGTTGGGATATTTGTAACCTGTGCGGCAATTATTAATTTCGATGATATTCTAATTGCTAATGATGCGCCTTGGGATCCAATTGCACTGCTTGCTAAGTTTGATAGTGTTTGGGTTGTTGTCATTGCGCAAATTTTTATGATCATTGCAACACTGAGTACTAATATTGCTGCCAATGTAATTGCGCCAGCTAATGCGTTTTCAAATTTATTTCCTAAAAAGATAAGCTTTAGAGGTGGTGGTTTTATCACTGGGATTATTGGGATATTAATTTTTCCATGGAAATTGTTATATGAAATTCAAGGTTTGTTGATTGATGTTAGTGCTGTTTTAGGGCCTGTTTTGGCAATTTTAGTTTGCGACTATTACTTGATTAGAAAAAAACAAATTCAAATTGCAGATTTATATAAAGAAAACGGAATTTATTCCTATGGAAAAAGTGGGATTAATAAAGCAGCAATGATTTCACTATTCATAGGTGCTTTTGTTGCTATTGGAGGGAAGTGGATTCCAGCGATGAGTTCGCTTTATGCGATTTCATGGTTTTCAGGATTCATCGTATCTTTTGTGTTGTATTATGTATTAATGAAGAAAAAATAA
- a CDS encoding aminotransferase class III-fold pyridoxal phosphate-dependent enzyme: protein MNNQQIVKDNLDYTLFSWAKQGGLNPINASHAKGSYVYDRDGKKYLDFSSQLMNVNIGHGNQRITEAVAKQMQEVSYVYPGMATDVRGKLGKKIAEITPGNLAKTFFTLGGAEAIENAIKLARMYTGRHKIISHYRAYHGATYGAMTAGGDPRRFPVDSQAMPNVVHVENPYAYRCPWNSNSIEQCGERALAHLERVVKFENPDSVAAILFEGESGSSGCLKYPPMYLKRVRELCDKYGILMIDDEVMSGFGRTGKMFGIDNHEVAPDIMCLAKGLTSGYLPLGGVVVTDEIAKYFNDNPMVVGLTYSAHPTLCAAALENIKIIEEENLVNRAAEMGLYIETEVEKLKAKHPSIGDFRNTGLLGCIELVKNRDTKEPTTPWNAKPHEMEATNRMAAKIRELGMFTFVRWNWIFIAPPLNVSKEEVDEGLKIISQAIEIADEYCK, encoded by the coding sequence ATGAATAATCAACAGATTGTAAAAGATAATTTAGACTATACTTTATTTTCTTGGGCAAAACAAGGTGGTTTAAATCCTATAAATGCATCACATGCTAAAGGCTCTTATGTTTATGATAGAGATGGAAAAAAATATTTAGATTTTTCATCACAATTGATGAATGTAAATATTGGCCACGGAAATCAGAGAATTACCGAAGCTGTAGCAAAACAAATGCAAGAAGTGAGTTATGTGTATCCAGGAATGGCTACAGATGTTCGAGGGAAACTTGGAAAAAAAATAGCTGAAATAACGCCTGGAAATCTTGCTAAAACATTTTTTACACTTGGTGGAGCTGAAGCGATAGAAAATGCAATCAAGCTTGCAAGAATGTACACTGGTCGACATAAAATAATCTCACATTACAGAGCATATCATGGTGCAACTTATGGTGCTATGACTGCTGGTGGAGATCCTAGGCGATTCCCAGTTGATAGTCAGGCAATGCCGAATGTAGTTCATGTCGAAAATCCTTATGCGTATCGTTGTCCATGGAATTCTAATTCTATAGAGCAATGTGGAGAGCGTGCTTTGGCACATTTAGAGCGTGTGGTTAAGTTTGAAAACCCAGATAGTGTCGCTGCTATTTTATTTGAAGGCGAATCTGGTTCTTCAGGATGTTTGAAATATCCTCCAATGTATTTGAAACGAGTTAGAGAACTTTGTGATAAGTACGGAATTCTGATGATTGATGATGAAGTGATGAGTGGTTTTGGTCGTACTGGAAAAATGTTTGGAATTGATAACCATGAAGTAGCGCCAGATATTATGTGTTTGGCAAAAGGCTTGACTTCTGGTTACTTGCCTCTTGGAGGTGTCGTGGTTACAGATGAAATAGCTAAATATTTTAATGATAATCCAATGGTTGTTGGGTTGACATATTCTGCACATCCAACCTTGTGTGCTGCAGCATTAGAAAATATTAAAATTATCGAAGAAGAAAACTTAGTTAATCGCGCAGCCGAAATGGGATTGTATATTGAAACTGAAGTTGAAAAACTAAAAGCAAAACATCCGTCAATTGGTGACTTTAGAAACACAGGGTTATTGGGTTGTATTGAGCTAGTAAAAAATAGAGATACAAAAGAACCAACAACGCCTTGGAATGCAAAGCCTCATGAGATGGAAGCGACTAATAGAATGGCTGCTAAAATTAGAGAACTTGGTATGTTCACATTTGTAAGATGGAATTGGATTTTTATTGCACCTCCTTTAAATGTGTCTAAAGAAGAAGTAGATGAAGGGTTGAAAATTATCTCTCAGGCAATTGAGATAGCTGACGAATATTGTAAATAA
- a CDS encoding CoA-acylating methylmalonate-semialdehyde dehydrogenase — MMNVSDTLSEVKNYIDGKFERNDQNAMDVLSPLDGSKISSIPLSTTQDVDDAVQAAKKAFPEWSGMTFKERVQIFFRYRNLLEQNMDELTKLVQLENGKTYGEAKAEVEKSMELCEFAVSMPQIVVNEVQEVSKGVECRIERKPLGVVASITPFNFPNMVPHWTLPNALVLGNTMVMKPSELVPLSTVRMAELLKEAGLPNGVFNIVNGGKEVVEAICDHPKIEAVSFVGSTKVAKIVYKRATSNLKRCVALGGAKNHLLVLPDANPEMTASNVVASMSGCAGQRCMAASVMVGVDKVQHIIDLMVEDAKAMVPGDNLGSVITAEAKKRIEGYIDEAEKNGAKILLDGRNTTVKGKEGGYYVGPTIIDYVTTDMSVAREEIFGPVISIIRAKDLDEAIEIENGSNYGNAAAVFTQSGGLAKQVMERASAGMIGVNIGVPVPREPFSFGGWNESKFGVGDITGRSSIEFWTQNKKTTTKWNPEAQTNWMS; from the coding sequence ATGATGAATGTAAGTGATACACTTTCCGAAGTAAAAAATTATATAGATGGTAAATTCGAAAGAAATGATCAAAATGCAATGGACGTTTTAAGTCCGTTAGATGGCAGTAAAATTTCTTCAATTCCATTATCTACAACTCAAGATGTTGATGATGCTGTTCAAGCAGCAAAAAAAGCGTTTCCAGAATGGTCAGGTATGACCTTTAAAGAACGCGTTCAAATATTCTTTAGATATCGTAATCTATTAGAGCAAAACATGGATGAGCTCACAAAATTAGTTCAACTCGAAAATGGAAAAACCTATGGCGAGGCAAAAGCTGAGGTTGAAAAAAGTATGGAGCTTTGTGAATTTGCTGTGTCAATGCCACAAATAGTGGTCAATGAAGTGCAAGAGGTTAGTAAAGGTGTAGAATGTAGAATTGAGCGTAAACCACTTGGTGTTGTGGCATCTATTACACCTTTTAATTTTCCGAATATGGTTCCGCATTGGACGTTACCGAATGCATTAGTTTTAGGGAATACAATGGTTATGAAACCTTCTGAGCTTGTACCCTTAAGCACAGTTAGAATGGCTGAATTGCTTAAAGAAGCTGGGCTTCCCAATGGAGTGTTTAATATTGTTAATGGAGGAAAAGAAGTCGTAGAAGCTATTTGCGATCATCCAAAAATTGAAGCGGTTTCATTTGTTGGTTCTACTAAAGTTGCCAAAATTGTTTATAAAAGAGCGACGTCTAATTTGAAACGTTGTGTGGCTCTGGGTGGTGCGAAAAACCATTTGCTAGTCTTGCCTGATGCAAATCCGGAAATGACAGCTTCTAATGTTGTAGCATCAATGTCTGGCTGTGCAGGACAACGTTGTATGGCTGCTTCAGTTATGGTTGGAGTAGATAAAGTACAGCATATTATTGATCTTATGGTTGAAGATGCCAAAGCTATGGTGCCTGGAGATAATTTGGGTTCTGTTATTACTGCGGAAGCAAAAAAGCGTATTGAAGGTTATATAGATGAAGCTGAAAAAAATGGTGCAAAAATCTTATTAGATGGTAGAAATACAACTGTAAAAGGAAAAGAAGGTGGTTATTATGTTGGACCAACAATTATAGATTATGTGACAACAGATATGTCTGTGGCTAGAGAAGAAATTTTCGGTCCAGTGATTTCAATTATAAGAGCTAAAGATTTAGACGAAGCTATCGAGATTGAAAACGGTTCTAATTATGGAAATGCAGCTGCTGTCTTTACGCAAAGTGGAGGTTTAGCAAAACAAGTTATGGAGCGTGCAAGCGCAGGAATGATTGGTGTTAATATTGGAGTTCCTGTACCTCGAGAACCTTTTTCTTTTGGTGGTTGGAATGAATCAAAATTTGGTGTTGGCGATATTACAGGACGTAGTTCAATAGAGTTTTGGACACAAAATAAAAAGACCACAACGAAGTGGAATCCTGAAGCTCAAACAAATTGGATGAGCTAA